In Corynebacterium ulcerans, one genomic interval encodes:
- a CDS encoding ComEC/Rec2 family competence protein, which produces MTELRLVPTAVVAWLCTLAVLWSRTPWWGLAIAAIGAAVVVRWDRGQAIAVGIGGTSISIGCWLRAVAADTAQFGREITARVSTTVQEVRSGWLFRAHVPGFPEPIPVLLRKPVAGLTPGTDITMTGTATTSRSVGLGRTFFFADDITVTHGPDGIHAISALLRTRFNERVAALADSPSQGLIPAMVMGDTSLQTLEEKQEYIATGLAHLSAVSGGNVTILTTTVMSLLAVCGCSPRVRRWVAGSALMAFVCVVGPEPSVLRASVMGGVGLIAAMNASRTPPIHALCLAIVCLLLWDPGLAAHYGFALSVGATAGIITLYPLIYRPLARASLQRQRPQVHIPDIIVRSIAVAIAAELVTVPLVAMMAGRISVVSVPANVIAAPVVPLITVIGLATVALVWIPPLDWPAIQLLDLLASWIGLVARTCSSWRGSTLGVPLPESTLLGTCWVIVVALWALLAFQSHKAWPLGIALLVVGPLMVYTPREVDYRTLRIVVVETSADAEAAPTDVDLILVKEKTKPHKRPVMRRDGTPVLFPHGDGNVALLIDGTQKASDGRF; this is translated from the coding sequence ATGACTGAGCTTCGGCTAGTTCCCACTGCAGTCGTGGCGTGGTTATGCACATTAGCTGTTCTGTGGAGCCGAACCCCGTGGTGGGGGTTAGCCATAGCAGCTATAGGTGCTGCAGTGGTGGTGCGCTGGGATCGTGGGCAGGCGATTGCTGTGGGAATTGGCGGGACGTCGATAAGCATAGGGTGCTGGCTGCGGGCCGTCGCGGCAGATACTGCCCAGTTTGGTAGGGAAATCACTGCAAGGGTGAGCACTACTGTGCAAGAAGTGCGTTCCGGGTGGCTGTTTCGCGCGCACGTTCCGGGGTTTCCCGAACCTATTCCAGTGCTGCTGCGAAAGCCAGTGGCGGGATTAACTCCGGGAACGGACATAACCATGACAGGCACAGCAACAACGAGCCGTTCTGTGGGGTTGGGGCGGACGTTTTTCTTTGCCGACGACATCACAGTGACGCATGGCCCAGATGGAATACATGCGATAAGTGCCCTTTTACGTACGCGTTTTAATGAGCGCGTGGCGGCGCTCGCTGATTCGCCATCGCAGGGCCTGATACCCGCCATGGTGATGGGGGATACATCGCTGCAAACCTTGGAAGAAAAACAGGAGTATATTGCGACAGGCCTTGCACACCTTTCCGCGGTGAGCGGGGGAAACGTTACTATTCTGACCACCACCGTTATGTCGCTTTTGGCAGTATGCGGTTGTAGTCCGCGTGTCCGCAGATGGGTTGCAGGCAGTGCGCTTATGGCTTTTGTCTGCGTTGTTGGCCCAGAACCTTCTGTGTTAAGGGCCTCCGTCATGGGTGGCGTGGGGCTTATTGCGGCGATGAACGCGTCAAGAACCCCACCGATTCATGCCCTGTGTCTTGCTATAGTCTGCCTCCTCCTCTGGGATCCCGGGCTAGCGGCGCACTATGGTTTCGCTCTTTCCGTAGGGGCGACCGCTGGAATTATCACTCTGTACCCCCTGATCTACCGGCCTTTGGCGCGCGCTAGTCTCCAGCGACAACGACCACAAGTGCATATCCCCGACATTATTGTGCGGTCGATAGCGGTTGCGATCGCCGCAGAACTCGTGACGGTTCCACTCGTAGCCATGATGGCGGGTCGCATTTCTGTGGTGTCTGTCCCCGCTAACGTTATCGCCGCACCCGTCGTGCCTCTCATTACCGTGATCGGGCTTGCAACCGTTGCACTCGTGTGGATTCCTCCCCTCGATTGGCCAGCGATTCAGCTTCTTGATCTGCTCGCCAGCTGGATCGGACTGGTTGCCCGCACCTGCTCCTCCTGGCGAGGATCAACGTTAGGTGTGCCCCTGCCAGAATCCACGCTGCTTGGCACCTGCTGGGTGATCGTGGTGGCGCTATGGGCTCTGCTGGCTTTCCAATCTCACAAGGCATGGCCGCTAGGCATTGCGTTACTCGTTGTCGGCCCTCTTATGGTGTACACCCCACGCGAAGTCGATTACCGCACCTTAAGAATCGTCGTGGTGGAAACCTCCGCCGATGCTGAGGCCGCCCCCACCGATGTTGATCTGATCCTGGTCAAAGAAAAAACGAAACCACACAAACGGCCCGTGATGCGTCGCGACGGCACGCCTGTCCTCTTTCCCCACGGGGACGGAAACGTGGCTTTGCTTATCGACGGCACCCAGAAAGCCTCCGACGGACGCTTCTGA
- a CDS encoding ComEA family DNA-binding protein, giving the protein MGRLRELTRPTGTEDVMDVDFPHGVRWEISKKHAVIWAIILIVAVGAITLARGGGSTATDKALRPADLAADTRIQQQSATTTAETTVVVAVVGAVEKSGLYTLPAGARVADALRLATPYPDSDVRSLNQAQKLVDGTQITVPGAGELHATVAPDAVGAPAQENGKTSLNSATAEQLAQLPGVGGKTAEAIIAHRQRIGGFKDIGQLKDVKGIGPRKFEALSGNVML; this is encoded by the coding sequence ATGGGGAGGCTGCGCGAACTCACACGTCCAACGGGGACTGAAGACGTGATGGACGTGGATTTTCCTCACGGGGTTCGATGGGAGATCAGTAAAAAGCACGCAGTGATATGGGCGATCATTCTGATCGTTGCGGTAGGGGCGATAACGTTGGCTCGTGGTGGGGGATCCACGGCTACAGACAAAGCTCTTAGACCTGCGGATCTTGCTGCAGATACCCGTATCCAACAACAAAGTGCGACCACGACAGCCGAGACGACGGTCGTGGTCGCAGTGGTTGGGGCGGTGGAAAAATCAGGGCTTTATACTCTGCCGGCCGGGGCACGCGTCGCTGACGCTCTCCGGTTGGCCACACCATACCCTGACTCGGATGTGCGTTCCTTGAATCAGGCACAAAAGCTTGTCGACGGCACCCAAATCACCGTTCCCGGCGCCGGCGAACTGCACGCCACGGTAGCGCCCGATGCGGTTGGGGCACCTGCGCAGGAAAATGGGAAAACATCTCTGAATAGTGCAACGGCAGAGCAACTGGCTCAGCTTCCCGGGGTCGGCGGGAAAACCGCCGAGGCGATCATCGCGCACCGCCAACGGATCGGTGGGTTTAAAGACATTGGCCAGTTGAAAGACGTGAAGGGGATAGGGCCCAGGAAATTTGAGGCTTTATCGGGGAACGTGATGTTATGA
- a CDS encoding DegV family protein, whose translation MPVRIITDSSSGLPQDVIEELGITVLDLHILRGESEVSTSGLTALELAAAYARQLERGGDDGVVALHLSKELSATWSAAVAASGVFDGLVRVIDTGTVGMAVGAAAMAAARIALDGASLDECEALARDTLTRSETWLYLHRVDELRKSGRISAATAVVSAALATKPIMKLHNGKIELAVKTRTQSKAFAKLSSVIVERCADYPAFVAIQHADAEEAAHSLAEQLRLALPSGSSFMITTLDRSVVVHCGAGALGISVVFSEHSTPAEDTDDSEPNKN comes from the coding sequence ATGCCAGTCAGAATTATTACTGACTCCTCGTCTGGGCTGCCGCAAGACGTGATAGAGGAGTTGGGGATCACCGTCCTTGACCTCCACATCCTTCGTGGGGAATCAGAGGTATCAACGTCGGGGCTCACAGCCCTGGAGCTTGCCGCTGCCTACGCACGCCAACTGGAACGTGGTGGCGATGACGGCGTGGTTGCTCTGCATCTTTCTAAAGAGCTTTCTGCTACCTGGTCGGCTGCCGTTGCTGCTTCCGGCGTTTTCGATGGATTAGTCCGTGTGATCGATACCGGAACCGTTGGCATGGCCGTGGGCGCTGCTGCTATGGCTGCTGCCCGCATTGCTCTCGACGGAGCCTCTCTGGATGAATGTGAGGCCTTGGCGCGGGACACGCTCACGCGTTCTGAGACATGGCTTTACCTGCACCGAGTAGATGAGCTGCGCAAGTCGGGGCGTATTTCTGCAGCCACCGCAGTGGTATCTGCTGCGCTGGCTACCAAGCCCATTATGAAATTGCACAATGGGAAAATTGAGTTAGCGGTAAAAACGCGTACGCAGTCGAAGGCCTTTGCCAAGCTATCGTCTGTCATCGTGGAGCGCTGCGCAGACTATCCGGCGTTCGTGGCGATTCAGCACGCCGATGCAGAAGAAGCAGCACACAGCCTGGCAGAACAGCTGAGATTAGCTCTGCCTAGTGGGTCGAGTTTTATGATTACCACGCTCGATCGCAGCGTAGTGGTTCACTGTGGTGCAGGGGCTTTAGGGATTTCCGTTGTCTTCTCTGAGCATTCCACCCCGGCAGAAGACACAGATGATTCCGAACCTAATAAAAACTAA
- a CDS encoding histidine phosphatase family protein, which produces MTRRLILLRHGQTEYNATRRMQGHLDTVLSDAGWSQAEAAADFLATLPIGKIISSDLARARDTAAVVGKRLGIDVTTDPRLRETDLGEWQAKTIDEVDTDYPGARAIWRHDATWAPPRGESRLDVAHRARPVVDELMQDYHEWDDTSVLIVAHGGTISALTCHLLGLEVGQYPIFSGLNNTCWAQLTARPEFKDPHTASQEAEEKAYASQLTARFTPETAARAQWYLDGWNMGVSLGRINVTPSSQPQ; this is translated from the coding sequence ATGACCCGCCGTCTCATCCTGCTCCGCCACGGACAGACTGAATACAACGCGACGCGTCGCATGCAGGGGCACCTCGATACTGTGCTTTCCGATGCCGGTTGGTCGCAGGCTGAAGCGGCGGCGGACTTCCTAGCTACACTTCCCATCGGAAAAATCATTTCCTCGGATCTTGCGCGCGCTCGCGACACGGCTGCCGTGGTGGGCAAGCGTCTCGGCATCGACGTGACCACCGACCCTCGGCTTCGGGAAACTGATCTGGGAGAATGGCAAGCCAAAACTATCGACGAGGTGGATACCGATTATCCCGGTGCGCGCGCTATTTGGCGTCACGACGCCACCTGGGCGCCTCCCCGTGGGGAATCTCGACTTGATGTGGCACACCGGGCGCGCCCCGTTGTCGACGAGCTCATGCAGGACTACCACGAGTGGGATGATACAAGCGTGCTCATCGTGGCCCACGGTGGGACAATCAGCGCGTTGACCTGTCACCTCCTAGGCCTGGAGGTCGGCCAATACCCGATATTTTCGGGCCTGAATAACACCTGCTGGGCGCAGCTCACAGCACGCCCTGAGTTCAAAGACCCGCATACCGCGAGCCAAGAGGCGGAAGAAAAGGCCTATGCTTCCCAGCTGACAGCCCGTTTTACCCCAGAGACCGCAGCGCGTGCGCAATGGTATCTCGACGGCTGGAACATGGGCGTGAGCCTCGGGCGCATCAACGTTACTCCTTCATCACAACCGCAGTAG
- the rsfS gene encoding ribosome silencing factor: MTATQDTIRLASSAALAADEKQATNIAVIDVSDVMAISEVFVLASADNERQVRAIVEEIEDVLTAEGHEPKRREGNRENRWVLLDYGMLVVHVQRNTERDFYGLDRLYQDCPLIEVEGVETMSRPEEWADDIDVRNVESLDEIPLAGEEPAEEEF, translated from the coding sequence CTTGGCTTCCAGTGCAGCACTTGCTGCAGATGAGAAACAAGCAACCAACATCGCAGTGATTGACGTCTCCGATGTCATGGCGATCAGTGAGGTATTTGTACTGGCTTCCGCAGACAATGAGCGCCAAGTGCGTGCCATCGTCGAGGAGATCGAGGACGTTCTCACTGCAGAAGGACACGAGCCAAAGCGTCGTGAAGGAAACCGCGAAAACCGCTGGGTACTTCTGGACTACGGCATGCTCGTGGTTCACGTCCAGCGCAACACCGAACGCGACTTCTACGGGCTTGATCGCCTCTACCAAGACTGCCCGCTTATTGAGGTCGAAGGTGTAGAGACGATGAGTCGTCCCGAAGAATGGGCCGATGACATCGATGTACGCAACGTAGAGTCTCTCGACGAGATCCCCCTCGCCGGTGAGGAACCCGCCGAAGAGGAGTTCTAG